From Acidobacteriota bacterium, one genomic window encodes:
- a CDS encoding DUF6289 family protein encodes MKTRNILLAVGLFALVAGIAVFGPGETDALPSVETDIIWLDANGNEVGTYFRGCDGQRITTGTQSAYKIRNVTPCTSGTGSSGCYINASPADCNSLPFRCIFFRDGLYCS; translated from the coding sequence ATGAAAACCAGAAACATCCTCCTCGCCGTCGGACTCTTCGCGCTGGTCGCCGGGATTGCGGTCTTCGGCCCTGGCGAAACCGATGCGCTGCCTTCGGTCGAAACCGACATCATCTGGCTGGATGCCAACGGTAACGAGGTTGGTACCTACTTCCGGGGTTGCGACGGTCAGCGGATCACCACCGGCACGCAGTCGGCCTACAAGATCCGCAACGTCACTCCCTGCACCTCAGGTACCGGCAGCTCGGGCTGTTACATCAATGCCTCGCCGGCGGACTGCAACAGTCTGCCGTTCCGCTGTATCTTCTTTCGTGACGGCCTTTACTGCAGCTGA
- a CDS encoding winged helix-turn-helix domain-containing protein produces MTEFLPGSGAPEPGRAKITASRFLLAMALSDVSSSRPVKFGPWCVDPEERILRRDGAVIAVEPKALDVLCVLLARPGRLVTKDEILEAAWPGTLVSENSIARAVAQLRKTLEDDPRRPAIIETVHGHGYRLLPPVTVVDERPAKAVGLRRLLAIAAAGAVILLSLVVFRSARLLEDPAPPAVPSTEARLAVLPLVDLGASDGRLAGAVTEQLTSLLARIDGLTVIPRSTAAALHRGDRRARELGADLGARHLLEGSVQREGDGLRISVQLIDAPREEILWSGEFDRTVDDLFATQSDVALRVAESLRLTLTKSEVHRLRAIPTRSFSAFDYYLRGRELYRQQTRIGNEQAIGQYELALAQDPDFAAAHAGLSNAYAMRAVRYGFGEDAIAAAGASVARALALDPALPEAYKAQGLLHDLAFELDAALAAYRRAIELQPNYQEAIYNAATVAFELGRWAEAVEIQRRAVERPVGRGALAIYLLEIGLDDEGRQLADEVLRQEPLTGYLNRYLALREIRDGELEAARQRLERLRRSDPTWIRLWMTLGDLEWKAGRPAESLAHYRQAAELADEALPEVDLRLALALAGVGDAAASETTRRRAESEIRRQLEDGSQWHGHRAFLAQAAALRGDPEAALQWLERAVALGRRSSRWDRVDPFFAEIAADPRFVALLEGMERDVAGQRQRLRSARAVEAAPTS; encoded by the coding sequence ATGACTGAGTTCCTGCCGGGCAGCGGAGCGCCGGAGCCAGGTCGGGCTAAGATCACGGCGTCCCGGTTCCTTCTCGCCATGGCGCTCTCCGATGTCTCCTCGTCCCGCCCCGTGAAATTCGGGCCGTGGTGCGTCGATCCCGAAGAGCGCATCCTGCGACGCGACGGCGCGGTGATCGCCGTCGAGCCGAAGGCCCTCGACGTGCTCTGTGTTCTGCTCGCTCGACCCGGGCGGCTGGTCACCAAGGACGAAATTCTCGAGGCGGCCTGGCCCGGGACCCTGGTCTCCGAGAACTCGATCGCCCGGGCTGTCGCCCAGCTGCGCAAGACCCTGGAGGACGATCCCCGCCGGCCGGCGATCATCGAAACGGTTCACGGCCACGGTTACCGATTGCTGCCCCCGGTGACAGTGGTCGATGAGCGGCCTGCCAAGGCAGTCGGCCTGCGGCGCCTTCTCGCCATCGCGGCGGCCGGCGCCGTGATCCTGCTCTCGCTGGTGGTTTTCCGCAGCGCCCGGCTCCTCGAAGATCCGGCGCCTCCGGCGGTGCCCTCGACGGAGGCGCGGCTGGCGGTGCTGCCGCTGGTCGATCTCGGGGCGAGCGACGGTCGCCTCGCCGGCGCCGTGACCGAGCAGCTCACCTCGCTGCTCGCCCGCATCGATGGATTGACGGTGATTCCCCGATCGACCGCCGCAGCGCTCCACCGCGGCGACCGCCGCGCCCGTGAGCTGGGGGCCGACCTCGGGGCGCGCCATCTCCTCGAAGGCAGCGTCCAGCGGGAAGGGGATGGTCTTCGCATCAGCGTTCAGCTGATCGACGCGCCGCGGGAAGAGATCTTGTGGTCCGGCGAGTTCGACCGCACCGTCGACGATCTCTTCGCGACCCAGAGCGATGTCGCCCTGCGGGTGGCCGAATCTCTCCGTTTGACCCTCACCAAGAGCGAGGTCCACCGTCTGCGGGCGATCCCGACGCGCAGCTTCTCGGCCTTCGACTACTACCTGCGGGGGCGCGAGCTCTACCGGCAGCAGACCCGCATCGGCAATGAGCAGGCGATCGGCCAGTACGAGCTCGCCCTGGCCCAGGACCCGGACTTTGCGGCGGCCCATGCGGGGCTCTCCAATGCCTACGCCATGCGCGCCGTGCGCTACGGCTTCGGCGAGGACGCCATCGCCGCTGCCGGCGCCAGCGTGGCCCGCGCCCTGGCCCTCGATCCGGCCCTGCCGGAGGCCTACAAGGCGCAAGGGCTGCTGCACGATCTCGCCTTCGAGCTCGATGCCGCGCTCGCGGCCTACCGGCGCGCCATCGAGCTGCAGCCGAACTATCAGGAGGCGATCTACAACGCCGCCACCGTCGCCTTCGAGCTCGGCCGCTGGGCCGAAGCGGTGGAGATTCAACGGCGCGCCGTCGAGCGCCCGGTGGGGCGAGGCGCCCTCGCCATCTATCTGCTCGAGATCGGTCTTGACGACGAAGGGCGGCAGCTGGCCGACGAAGTCTTGCGGCAGGAGCCCTTGACCGGCTACCTCAATCGCTACCTGGCGCTGCGCGAAATCCGCGACGGCGAGTTGGAGGCGGCTCGCCAGCGCCTCGAGCGCCTGCGGCGCTCGGACCCGACCTGGATCCGTTTGTGGATGACCCTGGGGGACCTGGAATGGAAGGCGGGCCGCCCCGCCGAATCTCTGGCCCACTATCGCCAGGCGGCGGAGCTCGCCGACGAGGCGCTGCCGGAAGTGGACCTACGGTTGGCCTTGGCCCTCGCCGGGGTCGGCGATGCCGCCGCTTCCGAGACCACTCGCCGGCGGGCCGAAAGCGAAATTCGGCGCCAGCTCGAAGACGGCAGCCAGTGGCATGGACATCGCGCCTTCCTGGCCCAGGCGGCGGCCCTGCGGGGGGATCCGGAGGCGGCCTTGCAATGGCTCGAGCGTGCCGTTGCCCTCGGCCGCCGCTCGAGCCGCTGGGATCGCGTCGATCCCTTCTTCGCCGAGATCGCCGCCGATCCCCGCTTCGTGGCGCTCCTCGAAGGCATGGAGCGGGACGTCGCCGGGCAGCGTCAGCGCCTGCGGTCGGCGCGCGCCGTCGAGGCGGCCCCGACCAGCTAG
- a CDS encoding ECF-type sigma factor produces the protein MLGTDAYNITGLLLAWRQGDDDALSELMPLVYRELKGLAGRLLRGEERGRALQPTELVHEVYLRVLELERIDWKDRAHFFAMCARLMRRILVDHARHRRRLKRGGDQQQVTTGVIRRVPVERSRELIALDEALTELAAKDREMARLVELRFFGGLNREEIAEVLELSSATVTRRWRTARAWLIRYTRVEQS, from the coding sequence ATGCTGGGAACGGACGCCTACAACATCACGGGCCTGCTGCTGGCCTGGCGCCAGGGCGACGACGACGCCCTGAGCGAGCTCATGCCGCTCGTCTACCGCGAGCTCAAGGGGCTCGCCGGGAGACTGCTGCGGGGCGAGGAGCGGGGCCGGGCCTTGCAGCCGACGGAGCTGGTTCACGAGGTCTACCTGCGGGTCCTCGAGCTCGAACGCATCGACTGGAAGGATCGGGCCCACTTCTTCGCCATGTGCGCTCGTCTGATGCGGCGAATTTTGGTGGATCACGCTCGACACCGCCGGCGGCTGAAGCGCGGTGGTGACCAGCAGCAGGTCACCACCGGGGTGATCCGGCGGGTCCCGGTCGAGCGCTCTCGGGAGCTGATCGCTCTCGACGAGGCACTCACCGAGCTGGCGGCCAAGGATCGTGAAATGGCGCGGCTCGTCGAGCTGCGTTTCTTCGGCGGGCTCAACCGGGAAGAGATCGCTGAGGTCTTGGAGCTGTCGAGCGCCACGGTCACTCGGCGTTGGCGTACCGCCCGCGCTTGGCTGATTCGCTACACGAGGGTCGAACAGTCGTGA
- a CDS encoding phytanoyl-CoA dioxygenase family protein encodes MRPILQQPDQDQILRRRGWIRTPLLDESGVAALRSRVEGLQPSDGFAPEAQDPAQPTYHCTYLDPKVEYRRASDALVREFFAAPLARLLADYRILTSNIHVKPPGQGALMIHQNWPTTASLADTTITAWCPLIDVDEGNGALQVIDGSHKLLPEVANFASRPYFADFEDTLKERYFEPLTMAAGEAVLFDDSLLHYSADNRSAAPRVAIQIELVPREAETVIHWLDPAAPDRFEVLAADSDFYVEVGPGLFAGRPKLPSRGFVPNRNRQIDEGEFAALLARGEEIRDALYR; translated from the coding sequence ATGCGCCCCATCCTTCAGCAGCCGGACCAAGACCAGATCCTCCGCCGGCGCGGCTGGATTCGTACGCCATTGCTCGATGAATCGGGGGTCGCGGCGTTGCGATCTCGGGTGGAAGGGCTGCAGCCTTCCGATGGCTTCGCGCCGGAGGCGCAGGACCCGGCGCAGCCGACCTACCACTGCACTTACCTCGATCCCAAGGTGGAGTATCGCCGGGCTTCGGATGCCCTGGTGCGGGAGTTCTTCGCCGCGCCGCTGGCGCGGTTGCTCGCCGACTACCGGATTCTGACCAGCAACATCCACGTCAAGCCGCCGGGGCAGGGAGCGTTGATGATCCACCAGAACTGGCCGACGACGGCGAGCCTGGCGGACACCACCATCACCGCCTGGTGCCCGCTGATCGATGTCGACGAGGGCAACGGCGCGCTGCAGGTGATCGACGGCAGCCACAAGCTGCTGCCGGAGGTCGCCAACTTCGCCAGCCGCCCCTACTTCGCCGACTTCGAGGACACCCTCAAGGAGCGCTATTTCGAGCCCTTGACCATGGCCGCCGGCGAAGCGGTGCTGTTCGACGACAGCCTGCTCCACTACTCGGCCGACAATCGCAGCGCCGCGCCGCGGGTGGCGATCCAGATCGAGCTGGTGCCGCGCGAGGCGGAAACGGTGATCCACTGGCTCGACCCGGCGGCGCCGGACCGTTTCGAGGTACTGGCGGCCGATTCCGATTTCTATGTCGAGGTCGGCCCGGGGCTCTTTGCCGGTCGTCCCAAGCTACCGAGCCGCGGCTTCGTCCCGAACCGCAATCGCCAGATCGACGAGGGTGAGTTCGCCGCCCTCCTCGCCCGCGGCGAAGAGATCCGCGACGCCCTGTACCGCTAA
- a CDS encoding serine/threonine-protein kinase, whose translation MSHDAWSRAWEIFEQAVGRPAGEIEAFLDKACAGDPGLRRTVEELIAADREEGAFIDQSLGLSVGVDGLTERLGSQPLRRSLEKGSRVGPYRILRRVGEGGMSIAYLAVRADDTFERRVVLKLLRPGMDSQSIQQRLRTERQILASLEHPYIARLYDGGTTEDGLPYFVLEFVEGVPLDDYCDQSRLSVDERLVLFRKVCSAVHYAHQNLVVHRDLKPSNILVTADGEPRLLDFGIAKLLNPELQSGAVEATATWHQALTPNYASPEQVRGKLITTASDVYSLGVLLYKLLTGHLPHQLAGLTAAEIEQVLDQEEPLPPSVAVTRRTLSSGPAGDDGTDEGAVDQDPRRQRQRLRRSRQLGGDLDAIVLKALRSTPHRRYGSVEQMATDIERFQDGRPVLARAGSWRYRLGKFVRRHRRAVTAAAAAALVLVSFAVALALQSARVTRERDQVQRERDKKAQVLALILEVFEYSNPFKVPGSDLTVRQALERSLPRLDEGLREEAEARAELLHTTGSILGVLGHHDVARAQLEEAYEIRRQRHGEDHPESAASLAALAAANKELGDFDLAEEQARKAVDISRRLQAEGHPASAAGALVESLNHLVSVLCFRNEFEAADEPAREALQLARALPGGSLQELAALEHLARIRSAEGSYREAIQLNRAALERRRRRDGEDHPGQIPTLNNLGLSLRRLDDLEEAERAYQRALDLTIENFGRENLNPYVLNNLASVRLLRGEFEGAEELFRQARQVILDIDSQHWMVFHFEVRIAMALIPQGQAVTAELRLRSLLERWRPRLGDHWRFAEGRGVLGESLSVQGKCTAAEAILVDSFDSLLAVAKERTRQDALSRLRGHFGRCGDVAAITPFEARLRENS comes from the coding sequence GTGAGCCACGATGCCTGGAGCCGTGCCTGGGAAATCTTCGAACAGGCGGTTGGCCGGCCCGCCGGTGAGATCGAGGCCTTTCTGGACAAGGCCTGCGCTGGTGACCCGGGGCTCCGCCGCACGGTGGAGGAGCTGATCGCCGCCGATCGCGAAGAGGGCGCCTTCATCGATCAGTCGCTCGGGCTCTCGGTGGGGGTGGATGGTCTCACCGAGCGTTTGGGCTCGCAGCCGCTTCGGCGCTCCCTCGAAAAGGGCTCGCGGGTGGGACCGTACCGGATCCTGCGGCGGGTCGGCGAGGGCGGCATGAGTATCGCCTATCTCGCGGTGCGCGCCGACGACACCTTTGAGCGCCGCGTCGTGCTCAAGCTGCTGCGACCGGGAATGGACTCGCAGTCCATTCAGCAGCGTCTGCGGACCGAGCGCCAGATTCTCGCCAGCCTCGAGCATCCCTATATCGCCCGTCTCTACGACGGTGGCACCACCGAGGACGGCTTGCCCTACTTCGTGCTCGAGTTCGTCGAGGGCGTGCCCCTGGACGACTACTGCGATCAGAGCCGGCTTTCCGTCGACGAGCGGCTGGTTCTCTTTCGCAAGGTCTGCTCGGCGGTGCACTATGCCCATCAGAATCTGGTGGTGCATCGTGACCTCAAGCCATCGAACATCCTGGTGACGGCCGACGGTGAGCCCCGCCTGCTCGACTTCGGGATCGCCAAGCTGCTCAATCCGGAGCTGCAGAGCGGGGCGGTGGAGGCAACCGCGACCTGGCATCAGGCCTTGACTCCCAACTACGCCAGTCCAGAGCAGGTGCGAGGCAAGCTGATCACCACGGCGAGCGACGTCTACTCGCTCGGTGTCCTTCTCTACAAGCTACTCACCGGCCATCTGCCGCATCAGCTCGCGGGGCTGACGGCCGCCGAGATCGAGCAGGTTCTCGACCAGGAAGAGCCGCTGCCGCCGAGCGTTGCGGTCACTCGCCGGACGCTGTCCAGCGGGCCGGCCGGTGATGACGGTACCGACGAGGGAGCAGTGGACCAAGATCCGCGCCGGCAGCGGCAGAGGCTGCGTCGCAGCCGGCAGCTCGGTGGCGATCTCGACGCCATCGTGCTCAAGGCCCTGCGCAGCACGCCCCATCGGCGATATGGCTCGGTGGAGCAGATGGCCACCGATATCGAGCGATTTCAAGACGGTCGCCCGGTGCTGGCGCGGGCCGGCTCCTGGCGCTATCGGCTGGGTAAGTTCGTGCGCCGGCACCGACGAGCCGTGACCGCCGCGGCAGCGGCCGCACTGGTGTTGGTGAGCTTCGCCGTGGCCCTCGCCTTGCAGTCCGCTCGGGTGACCCGGGAACGGGATCAGGTGCAGCGTGAGAGGGACAAAAAGGCCCAGGTGCTGGCCTTGATTCTCGAGGTCTTCGAGTACAGCAATCCATTCAAAGTGCCGGGGAGCGACCTCACCGTGCGCCAGGCCCTCGAGCGCAGTCTCCCCAGGCTCGACGAGGGACTGCGGGAAGAGGCCGAGGCGCGGGCCGAGCTGCTACACACCACCGGCTCGATTCTCGGTGTGCTGGGGCATCATGATGTGGCGCGGGCGCAGCTCGAGGAGGCCTACGAGATCCGTCGCCAGCGCCATGGCGAGGATCATCCGGAGTCGGCGGCTTCGCTCGCTGCCTTGGCTGCCGCCAACAAAGAGCTGGGAGATTTCGACCTCGCCGAGGAACAGGCTCGAAAGGCGGTCGACATCAGTCGCCGGCTGCAGGCCGAGGGCCATCCCGCGAGCGCTGCCGGGGCGCTGGTCGAGTCCCTCAATCATCTGGTGTCGGTGTTGTGTTTCCGCAATGAATTCGAGGCCGCCGACGAGCCGGCCCGCGAGGCTCTTCAGTTGGCGCGCGCGTTGCCGGGCGGTAGCCTCCAGGAGTTGGCGGCGCTCGAGCACCTGGCGCGGATTCGCAGTGCCGAAGGGAGCTACCGCGAGGCGATCCAGCTCAATCGCGCCGCGCTCGAGCGCCGACGGCGGCGTGATGGCGAAGACCATCCGGGGCAGATTCCGACCCTCAACAACCTCGGCCTCAGTCTGCGGCGCCTGGACGATCTGGAAGAGGCCGAACGGGCCTACCAGCGGGCGCTCGATCTGACCATCGAGAATTTCGGTCGCGAGAACCTCAATCCCTACGTCCTCAACAACCTTGCCAGCGTGCGCTTGCTACGCGGCGAGTTCGAAGGAGCGGAAGAGCTCTTCCGCCAGGCTCGGCAGGTGATTCTCGACATCGACTCGCAGCACTGGATGGTGTTTCACTTCGAGGTGCGCATCGCCATGGCCCTGATTCCCCAGGGACAGGCGGTAACGGCCGAGTTGCGCCTGCGTTCGCTTCTGGAACGCTGGCGGCCCCGTCTCGGAGACCACTGGCGCTTCGCCGAGGGGCGCGGCGTGCTGGGCGAGAGCCTGAGCGTGCAAGGCAAATGCACGGCGGCGGAAGCCATCCTCGTCGACAGCTTCGACTCGCTGTTGGCCGTGGCGAAGGAGCGCACCAGGCAGGACGCTCTGTCGCGGTTGCGCGGTCACTTCGGTCGCTGTGGGGACGTCGCCGCGATCACCCCCTTCGAAGCTCGCCTCCGCGAAAATTCTTGA
- a CDS encoding SDR family oxidoreductase, protein MELSGAKALITGGSGGIGKGIAAALVAAGSTVTITGRRQESLEATAAELGVDWIQADVGVEADAVRTVAEFVERHGRIDILVNNAGFGHFAPLVEMELADFERVYRTNVFGAFLMAREAARHFVRQESGELINISSTSGLKGGRGSTAYSSSKFALRGMTECWRDELRRSNVRVMLVNPSEVLTDFAATAGFEQQPSEKKLRAQEIADAIVGALKIDHRGFIPEFSVFATNPF, encoded by the coding sequence ATGGAGCTATCCGGAGCCAAAGCCCTCATCACCGGCGGATCCGGCGGCATCGGCAAGGGCATCGCCGCCGCCCTGGTCGCCGCAGGATCGACCGTCACCATCACCGGCCGGCGACAGGAGAGCCTCGAAGCCACCGCCGCCGAGCTCGGAGTCGACTGGATCCAGGCGGACGTCGGCGTCGAGGCGGACGCGGTACGCACCGTCGCCGAGTTCGTCGAGCGCCACGGTCGTATCGACATCCTGGTCAACAACGCCGGATTCGGCCACTTCGCGCCGCTGGTCGAGATGGAGCTGGCCGACTTCGAGCGCGTTTACCGCACCAACGTCTTCGGCGCCTTCCTGATGGCTCGCGAAGCGGCGCGCCACTTCGTGCGCCAGGAGTCCGGCGAGCTGATCAACATCTCCTCGACCTCGGGCCTAAAGGGCGGCCGCGGCAGCACCGCCTACTCGTCGTCGAAGTTCGCCTTGCGCGGCATGACCGAGTGTTGGCGCGACGAGCTGCGACGGTCGAACGTGCGGGTGATGCTGGTCAATCCGAGCGAGGTGCTCACCGACTTCGCCGCCACCGCCGGCTTTGAGCAGCAGCCCTCGGAGAAGAAGCTGCGCGCCCAGGAGATCGCCGACGCCATCGTCGGCGCCCTGAAGATCGACCATCGCGGCTTCATTCCGGAGTTTTCGGTCTTCGCCACCAACCCGTTCTGA
- a CDS encoding SGNH/GDSL hydrolase family protein, protein MSLPVFRRYVALGDSSTEGLNDPDGQGGFRGWADRLADRLADHLWQQHGEPLRYANLAIRGRRAGPIRAEQLAPALAMEPDLATVFAGTNDAIGREFDVEAVAGEVRAMQRALIDRGATVLTFTMPDLTAVMPLARRFAPRLEVLNQALRQVAGETGALLVDFAHFPTTGDRRFWSDDRMHANALGHERMAAALADALGLPGSDRSWADPLPPSPPTGAVERWTDDARWARDHLLPWAWRRARGRSRGDGRGPKRPELQSLAPPIAD, encoded by the coding sequence ATGAGCCTTCCCGTCTTTCGTCGCTATGTCGCCCTCGGCGATAGCTCGACCGAGGGCCTCAACGATCCCGATGGCCAAGGTGGTTTTCGCGGCTGGGCCGATCGGCTGGCGGATCGGCTGGCGGACCATCTGTGGCAGCAGCATGGGGAGCCTCTGCGCTACGCCAACCTGGCGATTCGGGGTCGGCGGGCTGGTCCGATTCGGGCCGAGCAGCTCGCCCCGGCCCTCGCCATGGAGCCGGATCTGGCGACGGTCTTCGCCGGTACCAACGACGCCATCGGCCGCGAGTTCGACGTCGAGGCGGTCGCCGGCGAGGTGCGCGCCATGCAGCGGGCGTTGATCGACCGCGGAGCGACGGTGCTGACCTTCACGATGCCGGATCTGACCGCGGTGATGCCGCTGGCTCGTCGCTTCGCGCCGCGTCTCGAGGTCCTCAACCAGGCGTTGCGGCAGGTGGCCGGCGAGACCGGTGCTCTGCTGGTGGACTTCGCGCACTTTCCCACGACTGGTGATCGGCGCTTCTGGAGCGACGATCGCATGCACGCCAATGCCCTCGGCCACGAGCGCATGGCGGCCGCCCTCGCCGACGCCCTCGGCCTGCCCGGCAGCGATCGATCCTGGGCCGATCCCCTGCCGCCGTCACCGCCGACGGGTGCCGTCGAGCGCTGGACCGACGACGCGCGCTGGGCACGCGATCACCTTTTGCCCTGGGCCTGGCGCCGCGCCCGCGGCCGCTCGCGCGGTGACGGACGTGGACCGAAGCGGCCCGAGCTGCAGTCTCTCGCCCCTCCGATCGCCGATTGA
- a CDS encoding M1 family aminopeptidase — protein MGSARPVLSTLALATLITASTGAGLATTAAGPEIYEEIHRWQFSVCPVPLPAGGVNLTRDTARWHFESGTFRWQKATPEGHPTGLVFEGAGRFEMTLPDVGERRQWQRMSGAEAPVDVTFRRAVLRTSEDLTTAFAGATPGECPTHTSFPLAKNRHEHYLKKRAFDVDAVIAAALATPAADYLWVEFDTEAFGWLAYQYDPFAREEITLSTVPLNRWAETWVSLDRPETRDAEGKPSGGREALIDIEHVDLEIDLTGPRQGRNVGFSQTPVRWVPVTAEVRFTAQTGGAGALLFGLTSTARLSAVRAPDGGAPDGDILAFAREEISAWTNDVRNNTWDGQVLVALSRPLVAGETRTLAFDYELQIANYAPGRGWYPGVQDQFEDLHTATMTFTRGKRQEVRACGTRRAAEDLQETWAVDDPTKMVSFSYGEKFREATLEVEGVPKVHSFGPRLRGGAGGEMIRNVGIDVANSLRYFQWLLDAPLPVDEIQLTGIAAFHGQAFDGFIHMSESTYRNESSGPTEMFRAHEAAHQWWGHEVGWQSYRDQWLSEALAEYSAMLFIKNTLKNGDKLYDEVLTAYTNLVNGSRKGAFGRFARPWLVETNLADRRRMGPICLGYRASTVEIPRGYQIQVYHRGPLVLHSLHSLLRLISPDQDLFIEILRDFVRTHRGSAPSTADFIATVNRHAPGDWQWFFDQWLCSNDIPTYRWQHRIEAAPAGSATPFQMIVEIHQEDVPEDFFSLIPIRFDYGGNRTGSYLAKVDAPQVTLTVPLAEKPKKVELNPDFSVLAKVKKM, from the coding sequence ATGGGTTCCGCTCGACCCGTTCTTTCGACTCTCGCCTTGGCCACCCTGATCACCGCCTCCACCGGCGCTGGGCTGGCCACCACGGCGGCTGGCCCCGAGATCTACGAAGAGATCCACCGCTGGCAGTTTTCGGTCTGCCCGGTGCCCCTCCCCGCAGGCGGCGTGAACCTGACCCGGGACACCGCTCGCTGGCATTTCGAGTCGGGCACTTTCCGCTGGCAGAAGGCGACCCCCGAAGGGCATCCCACCGGCCTGGTGTTCGAGGGCGCCGGGCGGTTCGAGATGACCCTGCCGGACGTCGGCGAGCGGCGTCAGTGGCAGCGCATGTCCGGCGCCGAGGCGCCGGTGGACGTCACCTTTCGTCGCGCCGTGCTGCGCACCTCCGAAGATCTCACCACGGCCTTCGCCGGCGCGACACCCGGGGAATGCCCGACGCACACCTCCTTTCCACTGGCCAAGAACCGCCACGAGCACTATCTCAAGAAGCGCGCCTTCGACGTCGATGCGGTGATCGCCGCCGCCCTCGCCACCCCCGCCGCCGACTACCTGTGGGTGGAGTTCGATACCGAGGCCTTCGGCTGGCTGGCCTATCAGTACGATCCCTTCGCGCGCGAGGAGATCACCCTCTCGACGGTGCCCCTGAACCGCTGGGCCGAGACCTGGGTCAGCCTCGACCGCCCGGAGACCCGCGACGCCGAGGGCAAACCGAGCGGCGGTCGCGAGGCGCTCATCGACATCGAGCACGTCGACCTCGAGATCGACCTCACCGGACCGCGTCAGGGCCGCAACGTCGGTTTCTCCCAGACGCCGGTTCGCTGGGTGCCGGTCACCGCCGAGGTGCGCTTCACGGCGCAAACCGGTGGCGCCGGGGCCCTACTCTTCGGGCTCACCTCGACGGCCCGCCTGAGCGCCGTTCGCGCCCCGGACGGTGGCGCCCCAGACGGTGACATCCTGGCCTTCGCCCGGGAAGAGATCAGCGCCTGGACCAACGACGTGCGCAACAACACCTGGGACGGTCAGGTTCTGGTCGCCCTGTCCAGGCCGCTGGTGGCGGGCGAGACCCGCACCTTGGCCTTCGACTACGAGTTGCAGATCGCCAACTACGCCCCCGGCCGGGGCTGGTATCCGGGGGTCCAGGACCAGTTCGAGGACCTGCACACCGCCACCATGACCTTCACCCGCGGCAAGCGCCAGGAGGTGCGCGCTTGCGGCACCCGCCGCGCCGCCGAGGATCTGCAGGAGACCTGGGCCGTCGACGATCCCACCAAGATGGTGAGCTTCTCCTACGGCGAGAAGTTCCGCGAAGCCACCCTCGAGGTCGAAGGGGTACCGAAGGTCCACTCCTTCGGACCGCGCCTGCGCGGCGGTGCCGGCGGCGAGATGATCCGCAACGTCGGAATCGACGTCGCCAACAGCCTGCGCTACTTCCAGTGGCTGCTCGATGCGCCGCTCCCGGTCGACGAGATCCAGCTCACCGGCATCGCCGCCTTCCATGGACAAGCCTTCGACGGCTTCATCCACATGAGCGAGTCGACCTACCGCAACGAATCATCGGGACCGACCGAGATGTTCCGCGCCCACGAAGCAGCGCACCAGTGGTGGGGCCATGAAGTCGGCTGGCAAAGCTACCGCGATCAGTGGCTCAGCGAGGCCCTGGCCGAGTACTCGGCGATGCTGTTCATCAAGAACACCCTGAAGAACGGCGACAAGCTCTACGACGAGGTGCTCACCGCCTACACCAACCTGGTGAACGGCTCGCGCAAGGGCGCCTTCGGCCGCTTCGCCCGTCCCTGGCTGGTCGAGACCAACCTCGCCGACCGCCGCCGCATGGGCCCGATCTGCCTCGGCTACCGCGCTTCGACGGTCGAGATCCCGCGCGGCTACCAGATCCAGGTCTATCACCGCGGCCCCCTGGTGCTGCACAGCCTGCACTCGCTGCTGCGCTTGATCAGCCCCGACCAGGACCTCTTCATCGAGATCCTGCGCGACTTCGTGCGCACCCACCGCGGCTCCGCCCCCAGCACCGCCGACTTCATCGCCACCGTCAACCGCCACGCCCCGGGCGACTGGCAGTGGTTCTTCGACCAGTGGCTGTGCAGCAACGACATCCCCACCTACCGCTGGCAGCACCGTATCGAAGCCGCCCCGGCGGGCTCCGCGACACCCTTCCAAATGATCGTCGAGATCCACCAGGAAGACGTCCCGGAGGACTTCTTCTCCCTCATCCCCATCCGCTTCGACTACGGCGGCAACCGCACCGGCTCCTACCTCGCCAAAGTCGACGCCCCACAGGTCACCCTCACCGTGCCGCTGGCGGAAAAGCCCAAAAAGGTCGAACTCAACCCGGACTTCTCAGTGCTGGCAAAGGTCAAGAAGATGTAG
- a CDS encoding isoprenylcysteine carboxylmethyltransferase family protein: MGAPEDRAAVRIPPPLVFVAVAGLGVLLGRVLPLPGRFPFAGWLCLAGGIVLLAASLTSLLRSGQDPEPWKPSPSLVARGIYRWSRNPMYVGMALLQAAGGLIKGYGWLVVLVPLSLGLVYRTAVRHEEAYLERKFGDAYRDYCARVRRWL; encoded by the coding sequence ATGGGTGCTCCCGAGGACCGCGCCGCCGTTCGCATTCCGCCGCCGCTGGTGTTCGTGGCGGTGGCGGGCCTCGGTGTTCTGCTGGGGCGGGTGCTGCCGCTGCCCGGGCGATTTCCCTTCGCCGGCTGGCTGTGTCTCGCCGGGGGAATCGTCTTGCTGGCGGCGAGCCTGACGTCGCTGCTGCGCTCGGGCCAAGACCCGGAGCCCTGGAAGCCGAGCCCGAGCCTGGTGGCGCGGGGGATCTATCGCTGGTCGCGCAACCCGATGTACGTCGGGATGGCCCTGCTGCAGGCAGCCGGCGGATTGATCAAGGGCTATGGCTGGCTGGTGGTGCTGGTGCCGCTATCCCTCGGCCTGGTCTACCGCACGGCGGTGCGCCACGAGGAGGCCTACCTCGAGCGCAAATTTGGAGACGCCTACCGCGACTACTGCGCCCGGGTCCGCCGCTGGCTGTGA